From the Clostridiales bacterium FE2011 genome, one window contains:
- a CDS encoding DNA mismatch repair protein MutS produces the protein MTQDMLTLGFDQIIEQLKEQAVSQAARRLLADTEPILNEGLCHARMEETTAARRVIENTGTPPLAETEGTDTGLAEALQGGMLLPAQLTSIARFCAAVRRLRRYLQNAQVHSAGIASWYTELPDLGSLEDEIERSVREENVLDDASPALRNLRRQREHTEQGIREKLNQIIFHHKAELADSYITQRGGTFVLPVLKRFQSQFPGRVVDTSGKGSTVFMEPSAVQAMRQALDQLQIDIDTEERRILWELSDRVASEAEPLQEAVRVMTDLDVLFARAKLSLEMDARPAELTAERRIRLVSVRHPLLDRQSCVPLSLELSLPDSGIAVTGPNTGGKTVCLKTVGLLTLMAQCGLHIPCAEGTVIGMMDAVLCDIGDSQSISQNLSTFSGHMTNIIRILQHCSRDSLVLLDELGSGTDPAEGSGLAAAILEELLRRGCFFMVTTHDPQIKQWAEQTNQVVPGRMAFDRVSLKPLYHLELGKSGKSCAIEIARRLGMDEGLLSRAKQVAEHGPDTVPERRHHQMHIPATRLQRLIRKTDGGFERFCMGDSVLLLPDKKNAIVYRPADDEGNVIIQLQGQKLKVRHNRLQLLVPASQLYPPDYDFSIIFDTVANRKAAHTMSRKFDPDAVIVIRDGKQNDE, from the coding sequence ATGACACAGGATATGCTTACGCTTGGTTTTGACCAGATCATTGAACAACTGAAAGAACAGGCTGTTTCACAGGCCGCGCGACGTCTGCTGGCAGATACTGAACCCATCCTGAACGAAGGGCTTTGCCATGCCCGGATGGAGGAAACCACTGCCGCCCGCCGCGTTATTGAAAACACCGGTACCCCGCCGCTGGCGGAAACCGAAGGCACTGATACAGGTCTGGCAGAAGCCCTGCAGGGCGGCATGCTGCTGCCTGCGCAGCTGACCTCCATCGCCCGCTTCTGTGCGGCAGTTCGCCGCCTGCGCCGTTATCTGCAGAACGCCCAGGTTCACAGTGCCGGCATCGCTTCCTGGTATACGGAACTGCCGGACTTAGGCAGCCTGGAGGATGAGATTGAGCGTTCTGTCCGGGAGGAAAACGTCCTGGATGACGCCTCCCCTGCCCTCCGGAATCTTCGCCGTCAGCGGGAACACACCGAGCAGGGCATCCGGGAGAAGCTGAATCAGATTATCTTTCACCATAAAGCTGAACTGGCGGACAGTTATATCACCCAGCGCGGCGGCACTTTTGTCCTGCCCGTGCTGAAGCGTTTCCAGAGCCAGTTTCCAGGCCGCGTCGTGGATACGTCCGGCAAAGGGAGTACCGTTTTCATGGAGCCTTCCGCTGTGCAGGCAATGCGCCAGGCGCTTGATCAGCTGCAGATCGATATCGATACGGAAGAGCGGCGGATTCTCTGGGAGCTCAGCGACCGGGTAGCCTCCGAAGCGGAGCCGCTTCAGGAAGCCGTCCGCGTCATGACAGATCTGGATGTACTCTTTGCCCGGGCAAAGCTGAGCCTGGAAATGGATGCCCGCCCGGCGGAACTGACAGCAGAGCGAAGAATCCGCCTGGTCAGTGTCCGGCATCCGCTGCTGGATCGTCAGTCTTGTGTGCCCCTCAGCCTGGAGCTGTCCCTTCCGGATTCCGGCATTGCCGTCACCGGTCCGAACACCGGCGGCAAGACCGTATGCCTGAAAACAGTAGGGCTGCTGACCCTCATGGCCCAGTGCGGGCTCCATATTCCCTGTGCGGAGGGCACCGTCATCGGCATGATGGATGCTGTGCTCTGCGATATCGGTGACAGCCAGAGTATCAGCCAGAACCTGTCCACTTTCTCGGGTCACATGACCAATATCATCCGTATCCTGCAACACTGTTCCCGGGACAGCCTGGTCCTGCTGGACGAACTGGGCAGCGGCACGGATCCGGCTGAGGGTTCCGGCCTGGCTGCCGCGATTCTGGAGGAGCTGCTGCGCCGCGGATGCTTCTTCATGGTTACCACCCACGATCCCCAGATCAAGCAATGGGCGGAGCAAACCAATCAGGTCGTTCCGGGACGGATGGCTTTCGACCGGGTGTCCCTGAAGCCGCTGTATCATCTGGAGCTTGGCAAGAGCGGAAAAAGCTGCGCCATTGAAATTGCCCGCCGCCTTGGTATGGATGAAGGGCTCCTGTCCCGTGCGAAACAGGTTGCGGAGCACGGTCCCGATACGGTTCCGGAGCGCAGGCATCATCAGATGCATATTCCCGCCACCCGCCTGCAGCGCCTGATCCGGAAAACAGACGGCGGCTTTGAGCGTTTCTGCATGGGTGACAGCGTGCTGCTCCTGCCGGATAAAAAGAACGCCATTGTATACCGTCCCGCTGATGACGAGGGAAATGTCATCATCCAGCTGCAGGGGCAGAAGCTAAAAGTACGCCATAACCGGCTGCAGCTGCTTGTCCCCGCCTCACAGCTCTATCCGCCGGATTATGATTTCTCAATCATCTTTGACACTGTCGCCAACCGGAAAGCTGCGCATACCATGTCGCGCAAGTTCGATCCTGACGCGGTGATTGTGATCAGAGATGGCAAACAGAATGATGAATGA
- the tatB gene encoding twin-arginine translocase subunit TatB, translating into MFNIGFSELIIVLLIAFLVVGPKDLPKVARWLGRMVKKLKQMINEVKKETGWADLEKEINDTKTDLNKSVKDLKKDLDITSELKGASADLNKSLNSVKDELHQTGKEIQEETKEIKDETMKK; encoded by the coding sequence GTGTTCAATATCGGGTTTTCTGAACTGATCATTGTGCTGCTGATCGCTTTTCTGGTTGTCGGCCCGAAGGATCTTCCCAAGGTGGCACGCTGGCTGGGCCGCATGGTCAAAAAACTGAAGCAGATGATCAACGAAGTGAAGAAAGAGACCGGCTGGGCTGATCTGGAGAAAGAGATCAACGATACGAAGACGGATCTCAACAAGTCCGTGAAGGATCTGAAAAAGGACTTGGATATCACGTCTGAACTGAAGGGTGCCTCCGCTGATCTGAACAAGAGCCTGAACAGTGTGAAGGATGAGCTTCATCAGACCGGAAAAGAGATTCAGGAAGAGACAAAAGAGATCAAGGACGAGACAATGAAAAAATAA
- a CDS encoding twin-arginine translocase TatA/TatE family subunit — translation MRLGTTEIILIVVLALVLFGGGKLAGVGKALGKSIKDFKHEVKEDDDTKSDEDEDEKPAKSTKAKK, via the coding sequence ATGCGTCTGGGAACTACGGAAATCATCTTAATTGTGGTGCTTGCACTGGTACTGTTCGGCGGCGGCAAACTGGCCGGCGTTGGCAAAGCCCTGGGAAAGAGCATCAAGGACTTCAAGCATGAAGTGAAGGAAGATGACGACACCAAGTCCGACGAGGATGAGGACGAAAAGCCCGCTAAGAGCACCAAAGCAAAGAAGTAA
- the tatC gene encoding twin-arginine translocase subunit TatC, with amino-acid sequence MSKKNSKELRNEADHAELEDVEQQTPDGGGAPLLVHLQALRRVLIVSAAAVAVAFFLVFYLAIETLMAWIIGPIAERGIEIIYTAMSEALVTKFKVAIIAALILASPVIIWQIWSFIKPALFPKEKKAFRILFLIALFLFLLGVVFCYMAVYMLAVDFFLVAGDNLATPMLSIDKYVSFLFGFIVPFGLAFQLPVALYLTTRIGWTNYKMLASKRKFVVLGIFVIAAILTPPDVVSQLALGLPMILLYEIGIQACRLTKPRERE; translated from the coding sequence ATGAGCAAAAAGAATAGCAAAGAGCTCCGGAACGAAGCTGATCACGCGGAACTGGAAGATGTGGAACAGCAGACGCCGGACGGCGGAGGTGCACCGCTGCTGGTTCATCTGCAGGCCCTGCGGCGTGTGCTGATCGTCTCCGCTGCGGCAGTGGCTGTTGCGTTTTTCCTGGTGTTCTATCTCGCGATCGAAACCCTGATGGCCTGGATTATCGGGCCTATTGCGGAGCGCGGGATTGAAATCATCTACACAGCCATGTCTGAAGCACTGGTGACCAAATTCAAGGTCGCGATTATCGCGGCGTTGATCCTGGCTTCGCCGGTGATCATCTGGCAGATCTGGAGCTTTATCAAACCCGCCCTTTTCCCAAAAGAGAAAAAGGCGTTCCGCATCCTGTTCCTGATTGCCCTGTTCCTGTTCCTGCTGGGCGTGGTCTTCTGCTACATGGCAGTATACATGCTGGCAGTGGATTTCTTCCTGGTGGCGGGCGACAACCTGGCAACACCGATGCTGTCCATCGACAAATACGTCAGCTTCCTGTTCGGCTTCATTGTTCCCTTCGGACTGGCGTTTCAGCTGCCGGTGGCACTGTACCTGACCACCCGGATCGGATGGACCAACTACAAGATGCTGGCTTCCAAACGGAAGTTTGTGGTGCTTGGCATTTTCGTAATAGCCGCCATCCTGACGCCTCCGGATGTGGTATCCCAGCTGGCCCTGGGACTGCCGATGATCCTGCTGTATGAGATCGGCATCCAGGCCTGCCGCCTGACCAAGCCGAGGGAAAGGGAATAA
- a CDS encoding LysR family transcriptional regulator: MNTKNLDTFITLTKYNSINAAADALFISSPALQQQINRLESEIGFKLFERGAAGIRLTPAGETFLDGVIKLRSDTESLLARCRETDSLNKSLRVGAILGLQPDLFPRVSGPFYQKYPHIVQKPVMESEEQLFSDLDRGALDVIEYFDCPRAHAAGRNFEPLFWEGRDCMMSPNHPLASHDILTLDDLAGQHIIVYRFDRLPGLREYVEKSYPDIRISEDPRVMDLYTVVRSFEDGHIGLVPPHVGSQFHPLRIIPLKMDMSWPIGLVYREPRSAVVSQFIEVAKQVFSQYTK, from the coding sequence ATGAACACAAAGAACCTGGACACCTTTATTACCCTCACAAAGTACAACAGCATCAACGCAGCCGCAGACGCTTTATTTATTTCATCTCCGGCGCTGCAGCAGCAAATCAACCGTTTGGAATCAGAAATTGGTTTCAAACTTTTTGAAAGAGGAGCCGCCGGCATTCGCCTGACCCCGGCAGGGGAAACCTTTCTGGACGGCGTCATCAAGCTCCGGTCTGACACGGAATCCCTGCTTGCCCGCTGCCGGGAAACCGACTCCCTGAACAAGTCCCTGCGAGTGGGTGCCATTCTTGGCCTTCAGCCCGATCTGTTTCCCCGGGTCAGCGGACCCTTTTACCAGAAATATCCCCATATTGTCCAGAAACCAGTCATGGAGAGTGAAGAACAGCTTTTCAGTGACCTTGACCGAGGTGCACTGGACGTGATTGAATACTTTGACTGTCCCAGGGCCCATGCCGCCGGGCGCAATTTTGAACCGCTGTTCTGGGAAGGCCGCGACTGTATGATGTCCCCAAATCACCCCCTGGCCTCCCATGATATCCTGACCCTGGACGACCTGGCGGGACAGCATATCATTGTCTATCGGTTTGACCGGCTGCCCGGTCTTCGGGAGTATGTGGAAAAATCGTATCCGGACATCCGCATCAGCGAAGATCCCCGCGTGATGGATCTGTACACCGTTGTCCGCTCCTTTGAGGATGGGCATATCGGCCTGGTTCCTCCCCATGTGGGAAGCCAGTTCCATCCGCTCCGGATCATTCCGCTGAAAATGGATATGAGCTGGCCCATCGGGCTGGTTTACCGTGAGCCCCGCTCCGCCGTTGTCAGTCAGTTCATCGAAGTGGCCAAACAGGTTTTCAGCCAGTACACCAAATAA
- a CDS encoding FAD-binding protein, translating into MEKNISRRSFLKGAAIGAAGLTVASAGLNLRDAKADEEIAWDAEYDVVVLGYGGAGANAAVAAFEQGAKVLLAEKAPEGAEGGNTAVSGQFVMATDDADGLYEYLTTLMGKFQNWDPDAVRAYCEGCVENYAWMTGPMGGDAAIISPTDHPSAGMEATNKDWKFADGSEGNLTDPYKLGRTDYWYYNWAEFPEIPASKHCLCLTATGSRFDRGYYNLCQEAVKARPIDVWFSAPGKKLITDADDAVIGVIINKDGTDMKIKVNGGVVLACGGFEHNQEMVSSYLQMPYVHQQGGLYNDGDGIKMALGAGADLWHMSNSAGFTWTHKRPHLDAVSLFSGPNAKTGIYVGLGGDRFMDESGATRHGRIYIGGRWISTPMPLPAYLVQDSDQLAAGNKLVSAFSDGYVDELATGEVLMGETLEDLAEAIRQSEGGKDAPDFSTERFVAAVNAYNKRYDAGEDADYGRPFSTMVPVKKGPFYATKIGPTYFNTQGGPRKNKFGQVINTDGLPIEGLFEAGEMGSIFCDMYNGSGNLGETMVFGRISGTNAAKRAKGEFKSEETPVTTFVGEIYAPGTTRPASAIAAASADVTGTFADGEYEGEGNGINGKIKVKVIIKDGKIDNVEILEHAETEGLGGVALPQYAAQTVEKQSLDIDVVSGVTVSMNGYKEAVNDALSKAVK; encoded by the coding sequence ATGGAAAAAAACATTTCCCGCCGTTCATTCCTGAAGGGCGCTGCCATTGGTGCCGCAGGGCTGACTGTTGCCAGCGCCGGACTGAACCTGCGTGACGCAAAGGCTGATGAAGAAATCGCGTGGGACGCGGAGTATGACGTAGTTGTGCTGGGTTACGGCGGAGCCGGTGCCAACGCTGCTGTTGCTGCTTTTGAGCAGGGCGCGAAAGTGCTGCTGGCTGAAAAAGCCCCCGAAGGCGCTGAAGGCGGAAACACCGCAGTTTCCGGTCAGTTCGTTATGGCTACCGATGATGCTGACGGACTGTATGAGTACCTGACCACCCTGATGGGCAAGTTCCAGAACTGGGATCCCGACGCTGTCCGCGCTTACTGCGAAGGCTGCGTTGAGAACTATGCCTGGATGACCGGCCCCATGGGCGGCGACGCTGCGATTATTTCTCCTACCGATCATCCCTCTGCCGGCATGGAAGCCACCAATAAGGACTGGAAATTCGCTGACGGCAGCGAAGGCAACCTGACCGACCCCTACAAGCTGGGCCGGACCGACTACTGGTACTACAACTGGGCAGAGTTCCCGGAAATCCCTGCCAGCAAGCACTGCCTGTGCCTGACCGCTACCGGTTCCCGCTTCGACCGCGGCTACTACAACCTGTGCCAGGAAGCTGTGAAAGCCCGTCCGATCGACGTGTGGTTCTCTGCTCCCGGCAAGAAGCTGATTACCGATGCTGACGACGCCGTGATCGGTGTGATCATCAACAAGGACGGCACCGACATGAAGATCAAGGTCAACGGCGGCGTGGTTCTGGCCTGCGGCGGTTTCGAACACAACCAGGAAATGGTTTCCAGCTATCTGCAGATGCCCTATGTTCATCAGCAGGGCGGTCTGTACAACGACGGCGACGGCATCAAGATGGCGCTGGGCGCCGGTGCCGACCTGTGGCACATGTCCAACTCCGCCGGCTTCACCTGGACCCACAAGCGCCCGCACTTGGACGCTGTGAGCCTGTTCAGCGGCCCCAACGCCAAGACCGGTATCTACGTCGGTCTGGGCGGCGACCGCTTCATGGATGAATCCGGTGCTACCCGCCACGGCCGTATCTACATCGGCGGCCGCTGGATCTCCACTCCCATGCCCCTGCCCGCCTACCTGGTACAGGATTCTGACCAGCTGGCAGCCGGCAATAAGCTGGTAAGCGCTTTCTCTGACGGATATGTTGACGAGCTGGCCACCGGTGAAGTCCTGATGGGCGAAACGCTGGAAGACCTGGCCGAAGCGATCCGGCAGTCCGAAGGCGGCAAGGATGCCCCCGACTTCAGCACCGAGCGTTTCGTGGCTGCGGTCAACGCCTACAACAAGCGTTATGATGCCGGTGAGGACGCCGACTACGGCCGTCCCTTCAGCACCATGGTGCCCGTCAAGAAGGGCCCCTTCTACGCCACCAAGATCGGCCCGACCTACTTCAACACCCAGGGCGGTCCCCGCAAGAACAAGTTCGGCCAGGTCATCAACACTGACGGACTGCCGATCGAAGGTCTGTTCGAAGCCGGTGAAATGGGCTCAATCTTCTGCGACATGTACAACGGCTCCGGCAACCTGGGCGAGACCATGGTCTTCGGCCGCATTTCCGGTACCAACGCCGCCAAGCGCGCCAAGGGCGAATTCAAGAGCGAAGAAACGCCTGTGACCACCTTCGTTGGTGAGATCTACGCGCCCGGCACTACCAGACCCGCCAGTGCTATCGCTGCGGCGTCCGCCGACGTTACCGGTACTTTCGCTGACGGCGAATACGAAGGCGAAGGCAACGGCATCAACGGCAAGATCAAGGTCAAGGTGATCATCAAGGACGGCAAGATCGACAACGTTGAGATCCTTGAGCATGCTGAAACTGAAGGCCTCGGCGGTGTGGCACTGCCTCAGTACGCGGCGCAGACCGTTGAAAAGCAGAGCCTGGACATCGATGTGGTTTCCGGTGTGACTGTTTCCATGAACGGCTACAAGGAAGCTGTCAACGACGCCCTTTCCAAGGCTGTCAAATGA
- a CDS encoding alpha/beta hydrolase fold domain-containing protein has product MRHEVIILPGTGAELEIYLTDNRAVEPERRRPIALIFPGGAYAWRSDREAEPVALRLLSLGIQAAVVRYSVAPARYRKALEEAAEAVAYARAHAEEWLCDPHRIAVMGFSAGGHVAAHIGLKWH; this is encoded by the coding sequence ATGCGGCATGAGGTTATTATCCTTCCCGGAACGGGAGCGGAACTTGAAATCTATCTGACGGATAACCGGGCGGTGGAACCGGAAAGAAGAAGGCCGATTGCGCTGATTTTTCCCGGCGGCGCCTATGCCTGGCGCAGCGACCGGGAAGCGGAGCCGGTGGCTCTGCGCCTGCTGTCCCTGGGGATCCAGGCGGCGGTAGTCCGGTATTCTGTGGCGCCGGCGCGTTATCGGAAAGCCCTGGAGGAAGCGGCAGAGGCTGTGGCTTATGCCCGGGCCCATGCGGAGGAATGGCTCTGTGATCCGCACAGGATCGCGGTGATGGGATTTTCCGCAGGCGGACACGTCGCGGCGCATATCGGCCTGAAATGGCATTAG
- a CDS encoding prolyl oligopeptidase family serine peptidase translates to MPQGKNCRPDAMILSYPVITSGEYAHRESIENLLGDQYENLKEEVSLEKFVREDTPPVFLWHTREDGCVPVENSLLLAEAICRKGVDFELHIWQHGEHGLSLSSDQVYPAGAESIRPECREWIEMAARWLREI, encoded by the coding sequence ATGCCGCAGGGAAAAAACTGCAGGCCGGACGCTATGATTCTTTCCTATCCGGTCATTACCTCCGGGGAATATGCCCACCGGGAATCCATCGAAAACCTTCTGGGGGATCAGTATGAGAACCTGAAGGAGGAAGTATCGCTGGAAAAGTTTGTGCGGGAGGATACGCCGCCGGTGTTCCTGTGGCATACCCGGGAGGATGGCTGTGTTCCTGTGGAGAACAGTCTTCTGCTGGCAGAAGCGATCTGCAGGAAGGGCGTTGATTTTGAACTGCACATCTGGCAGCACGGAGAACACGGTTTATCCCTGTCCAGCGACCAGGTTTATCCGGCAGGGGCGGAGAGCATCCGGCCTGAATGCCGGGAGTGGATTGAAATGGCGGCCCGCTGGCTGCGGGAAATATGA
- a CDS encoding SGNH/GDSL hydrolase family protein, with protein MNEIRWCAIGDSFTYLNDHLDETGYRVTKGYLSRIGEKIPELKLNNIGINGSTFRDWIDQPIPEADLYTVLLGTNDWHQGIPMGSEADFSGRTAGTILGNLGILLDHIRKATPEACIVVGNPVERTDFVYLWDPENNAQGSYAPEQGQTLSCISAAILKCCGLEGIATVNCHDLSGFTPENAVRFKRVRRGERVEDLPYPDYTGIPFAPGEDPYPYPPEAAWMTYDGLHPTDEGCEILADLFAERIREAAGELVL; from the coding sequence ATGAACGAAATTCGCTGGTGCGCCATCGGGGACTCCTTCACATACCTGAATGACCACCTGGATGAAACAGGATACAGGGTGACTAAAGGCTATCTTTCCAGGATCGGGGAGAAGATTCCGGAACTGAAGCTGAACAATATCGGGATCAACGGATCCACATTCCGGGACTGGATTGACCAGCCGATTCCGGAAGCGGATCTCTATACAGTCCTGTTGGGAACCAACGACTGGCATCAGGGAATTCCTATGGGATCTGAAGCAGACTTCAGCGGCAGAACGGCCGGGACGATCCTGGGGAACCTTGGAATCCTGCTGGATCATATCCGGAAAGCGACGCCGGAAGCCTGTATTGTTGTGGGCAATCCGGTGGAACGCACGGATTTTGTATATCTGTGGGATCCGGAAAATAACGCGCAGGGAAGCTACGCACCGGAGCAGGGACAGACACTGTCCTGCATTTCGGCAGCCATTCTGAAATGCTGCGGGCTGGAGGGAATTGCAACGGTCAACTGCCATGACCTTTCCGGCTTTACCCCGGAAAACGCGGTACGGTTCAAACGCGTCAGGCGCGGAGAACGGGTGGAGGATCTGCCTTATCCCGACTATACCGGGATCCCGTTTGCCCCAGGAGAGGATCCATATCCCTATCCGCCGGAAGCAGCGTGGATGACATACGATGGACTGCATCCGACCGATGAAGGCTGCGAAATCCTGGCGGACCTGTTTGCGGAACGGATCCGTGAGGCTGCCGGCGAGCTTGTGCTTTGA
- a CDS encoding FMN-binding protein → MTERTEITLEELADLPEGTRLLIDTRDEISMSYGTIPGAKHIPDLLEQAERGTLPKDRSLFSGPNAGSGIYVGLGGDRFMNESGATRHGRIYIGGRWISTPMPLPAYLVQDSDQLAAGNKLVSAFSDGYVDELATGEVLMGETLEDLAEAIRQSEGGKDAPDFSTERFVAAVNAYNKRYDAGEDADYGRPFSTMVPVKKGPFYATKIGPTYFNTQGGPRKNKFGQVINTDGLPIEGLFEAGEMGSIFCDMYNGSGNLGETMVFGRISGTNAAKRAKGEFKSEETPVTTFVGEIYAPGTTRPASAIAAASADVTGTFADGEYEGEGNGINGKIKVKVIIKDGKIDNVEILEHAETEGLGGVALPQYAAQTVEKQSLDIDVVSGVTVSMNGYKEAVNDALSKAVK, encoded by the coding sequence ATGACCGAAAGAACAGAAATTACCCTGGAGGAGCTGGCAGATCTGCCGGAAGGCACGCGCCTCCTGATTGATACCCGGGATGAAATCTCCATGTCCTACGGAACGATTCCCGGCGCAAAGCATATTCCGGATCTGCTGGAACAGGCGGAACGCGGCACCCTGCCGAAGGACCGGAGCCTGTTCAGCGGCCCCAACGCCGGCAGCGGTATCTACGTCGGCCTGGGCGGCGACCGTTTCATGAATGAATCTGGAGCAACCCGTCACGGCCGTATCTACATCGGCGGCCGCTGGATCTCCACTCCCATGCCCCTGCCCGCCTACCTGGTACAGGATTCTGACCAGCTGGCAGCCGGCAATAAGCTGGTAAGCGCTTTCTCTGACGGATATGTTGACGAGCTGGCCACCGGTGAAGTCCTGATGGGCGAAACGCTGGAAGACCTGGCCGAAGCGATCCGGCAGTCCGAAGGCGGCAAGGATGCCCCCGACTTCAGCACCGAGCGTTTCGTGGCTGCGGTCAACGCCTACAACAAGCGTTATGATGCCGGTGAGGACGCCGACTACGGCCGTCCCTTCAGCACCATGGTGCCCGTCAAGAAGGGCCCCTTCTACGCCACCAAGATCGGCCCGACCTACTTCAACACCCAGGGCGGTCCCCGCAAGAACAAGTTCGGCCAGGTCATCAACACTGACGGACTGCCGATCGAAGGTCTGTTCGAAGCCGGTGAAATGGGCTCTATCTTCTGCGACATGTACAACGGCTCCGGCAACCTGGGCGAGACCATGGTCTTCGGCCGCATTTCCGGTACCAACGCCGCCAAGCGCGCCAAGGGCGAATTCAAGAGCGAAGAAACCCCTGTGACCACCTTCGTTGGTGAGATCTACGCGCCCGGCACTACCAGACCCGCCAGTGCTATCGCTGCGGCGTCCGCCGACGTTACCGGTACTTTCGCTGACGGCGAATACGAAGGCGAAGGCAACGGCATCAACGGCAAGATCAAGGTTAAGGTCATCATCAAGGACGGCAAGATCGACAATGTTGAAATCCTTGAGCATGCTGAGACCGAAGGCCTCGGCGGTGTTGCGCTCCCGCAGTATGCTGCCCAGACTGTTGAAAAGCAGAGCCTGGACATCGACGTGGTTTCCGGCGTGACCGTTTCCATGAACGGCTACAAGGAAGCTGTCAACGACGCCCTGTCCAAGGCCGTAAAGTGA
- a CDS encoding inositol monophosphatase, giving the protein MKNRLIQIAQEAGAFFRRDALTDVVSKEGHANYVTNIDCKVQEFLEKELLQLLPGSEFIGEEKENQALTDVPTWIVDPLDGTTNMIHDYRMSAVSIALCRNKKPVIGVIWQPFTQELFYAEEGAGVFLNDRPIHVSDTPFRNALVAFGTAPYYEELEDIGMKLASEYLHQCADIRRSGSAALDLAYLACGRHDIFFELRLKPWDYAAGSLIVQEAGGLVQMPLAGGEMDYDLSTSILSANPLCMPMALEVFRKTVPHLGQK; this is encoded by the coding sequence GTGAAGAACAGGCTGATACAGATCGCACAGGAAGCGGGTGCCTTTTTCCGGCGGGATGCGCTGACAGACGTGGTCAGCAAGGAAGGCCACGCAAATTATGTGACAAACATCGACTGCAAGGTTCAGGAGTTTCTGGAGAAAGAGCTTCTGCAGCTGCTGCCCGGTTCTGAGTTTATCGGGGAGGAGAAAGAAAACCAGGCCCTGACGGACGTGCCGACATGGATTGTGGATCCGCTGGACGGCACGACCAATATGATCCATGATTACCGCATGTCAGCAGTATCCATTGCGTTGTGCCGGAACAAAAAGCCAGTGATCGGCGTGATCTGGCAGCCCTTTACGCAGGAACTGTTCTATGCTGAAGAAGGAGCGGGGGTATTCCTCAATGACCGCCCGATCCATGTGTCTGATACGCCTTTCCGGAATGCGTTGGTTGCTTTCGGAACGGCGCCTTATTATGAGGAACTGGAAGATATCGGCATGAAGCTGGCAAGTGAATATCTCCATCAATGCGCGGATATCCGCAGGAGCGGCTCAGCCGCGCTGGACCTGGCATACCTGGCCTGCGGACGGCATGATATATTCTTTGAACTGCGGCTGAAACCCTGGGATTATGCCGCGGGCAGCCTGATCGTACAGGAAGCGGGCGGACTGGTACAGATGCCGCTGGCAGGCGGAGAAATGGATTACGACCTTTCCACGTCTATCCTTTCAGCCAATCCCCTGTGCATGCCGATGGCTTTGGAAGTATTCCGCAAAACCGTACCGCACCTGGGACAGAAGTAA